Proteins encoded in a region of the Bactrocera tryoni isolate S06 chromosome 4, CSIRO_BtryS06_freeze2, whole genome shotgun sequence genome:
- the LOC120774066 gene encoding uncharacterized protein LOC120774066, with product MKYYVLVIAAVAYLAYVHGDACVQCNSATDPKCATDPENYLAKTCAVNTSICYTRVLNGNTIRGCASELDNATAVACHNELQCLICSFAEGCNRLVFPQSRSQCLQCTGNSTSDCATNVYARPTVCPTYKLGDKCYVRNDGKNKTNSFQRGCLSSAQANKLCVDETNCFTCEGVGCNFISANSTQIPVARDGATFISSSIIVIGAALAMLRWA from the exons ATGCCTGCGTGCAGTGTAACTCTGCTACCGATCCAAAATGTGCAACAGATCCCGAAAATTATCTTGCCAAAACTTGCGCTGTGAACACATCCATTTGCTATACCCGAGTACTCA ACGGTAACACGATACGTGGCTGCGCTTCTGAGTTGGACAACGCCACCGCGGTTGCTTGCCACAATGAGTTGCAGTGCTTGATTTGCTCCTTTGCCGAAGGTTGCAATCGTCTCGTTTTCCCGCAAAGTCGCTCTCAGTGTCTGCAATGCACGGGCAATTCGACCAGCGACTGTGCTACAAATGTCTATGCCAGACCCACCGTATGCCCGACTTACAAATTGGGCGACAAATGCTACGTTAGAAACGATG gCAAGAACAAAACAAATTCCTTCCAACGCGGTTGCCTGTCCTCCGCTCAAGCTAACAAACTCTGCGTGGATGAGACGAACTGTTTCACCTGCGAAGGCGTCGGCTGTAACTTCATTTCCGCCAATAGCACCCAAATCCCCGTTGCCCGTGATGGCGCCACTTTCATTAGCTCTTCCATTATTGTAATTGGCGCTGCTTTAGCCATGTTGCGTTGGGCTTAA